Proteins from one Clostridiales bacterium genomic window:
- a CDS encoding ABC transporter ATP-binding protein, producing the protein MNEQVKAREIEDAKKAKIRVSGLTKQFTVHKQKITAFKNINIEIGEGEFWCIVGPSGCGKTTLLRVLAGLEQPSSGTIEIIHKDMNKPLNSMVFQEHAIFPWMSVKENIAYGLKMRKYPKKIIDRMVKEYIEKMDLTKFTNAFPHQLSGGMKQRVSIARAFVNDPEILLMDEPFASLDEQNRLILQQELLSIWESNRKTVVFITHSIDEAIFLSDHIMIMTAHPGKVKSVYNVDLPRPRNMAKIRTIPEFNILFTKMWAELKEEVKQ; encoded by the coding sequence ATGAACGAGCAGGTAAAGGCAAGGGAGATTGAAGACGCAAAAAAGGCAAAGATAAGGGTCAGCGGTCTTACAAAACAGTTTACAGTTCATAAGCAAAAAATCACGGCATTTAAAAATATCAACATTGAGATAGGAGAAGGAGAGTTCTGGTGCATCGTAGGTCCAAGCGGATGCGGCAAGACGACACTTTTAAGAGTGCTTGCAGGGCTTGAGCAGCCTTCTTCAGGGACCATAGAGATTATACACAAAGATATGAATAAGCCTCTTAATTCAATGGTATTTCAAGAGCATGCCATATTTCCATGGATGTCTGTCAAGGAAAACATTGCCTATGGTTTAAAAATGAGGAAGTATCCCAAAAAGATAATAGATCGGATGGTTAAAGAATACATTGAGAAAATGGACCTGACGAAATTTACAAACGCCTTTCCCCATCAGCTTTCAGGAGGCATGAAACAGAGAGTCAGCATTGCAAGGGCTTTTGTGAATGACCCTGAGATACTTCTTATGGATGAGCCCTTCGCATCCCTTGACGAACAGAACAGGCTCATACTGCAGCAGGAACTGCTGTCTATATGGGAATCGAACAGAAAAACCGTCGTGTTTATAACTCACAGCATAGATGAGGCGATTTTTTTATCGGACCATATAATGATCATGACCGCACACCCGGGAAAGGTCAAGAGCGTATACAATGTGGATCTTCCAAGGCCGAGGAATATGGCAAAAATAAGGACGATTCCCGAATTCAATATTCTTTTTACAAAAATGTGGGCAGAACTTAAAGAAGAGGTAAAACAATAG